The nucleotide sequence TCCGCCCAGAAGCTCTCCGGCTCCTCCAGGGAGCGGCGGTACATGCGCTCGTACTGCTCACGGTTGAGCAGGGCGTAATCCGCGACTTCTGCCGGAACGGGATACAGCTTGGCTTCGGACATGCCGTTTCTCCTCCTGTCGATGTCTGAAAGTGTCCCCGGCGAAGGCCGTGCCGTCGCCGTCGGTCAACCATCCCCGCCCGGGTCGTTGTTGTTCTCGTCGCCTGGCTCCGAGCTTTCCCAACTTTAACAGACAGGCCGCGATTCGCCTGTCGTCGCGGGCGTCCCGCGGTATCTGAGTGCTACTGCGCGTAACAGACCGTTACCCTAAGTAACAATCACGCCGACCGGCGCCGCGGAATCCCGAGCCGCTGACGCTTTTCCCATAGCGCCTTGCGGCTTATGCCAAGCCGCCGCGCGAGCTCCGTCTCCGTCAGCGAGGCCTCATGCTCGCGCACGAACTCGCGAAAGTACTCCTCCAGCGAGAGATCGAGCCCGCTGCCCGCGGCGGTATCCGTGTCCGCGGGCAGGGCCAGCAGATCGGCGGTAATCTGCGTGCTGTCCGTCAGGATCACCGCGCGCTCGATGGCGTTCTCCAGCTCGCGGACGTTGCCGGGCCAGGCGTAGCCACGGATGCGCTGCAGCGCCTCGTCGCTGAAGCGCAGGGGCGGGCGGTTGAGCCGCCGGCAGGCCTTGCCGAGCAGGAATCGCGCCAGCTCCGGGACGTCCTCGCCGCGCTCCCGCAGCGGCGGCAGCCGGATCTCCATCACCTGGATGCGGAAGTAGAGATCCTCGCGGAACTGGCCCGCCTCCACCATGCGCGGCAGGTCGCGGTGGGTCGCCGCCACCAGACGGATGTCCACACGCCGCGAGCGCGCGGCGCCGACGCGGCGGATCTCGCCCTCCTGCAGCACCCGCAGCAGCCGGGCCTGGGCCGCCGGCGGCAGCTCGGCGATCTCGTCGAGGAACAGCGTGCCGCCGCTCGCCGCCTCCACCAGGCCCTCGCGGGCCCCGGTGGCGCCGGTGAAGGCGCCCTTTTCGTGGCCGAACAGCTCGGCCTCGATCAGCGACTCGGGGATGGCCGCGCAGTTGACCGCGATCAGCGGCCCCTGCCGGCGCTCGCTGCCCTCGTGTACGGCCCGCGCCACCAGCTCCTTGCCCGTGCCGGACTCCCCCAGGATGAGCACCGAGGTGTCCGTTGGTGCCACCCGGCGCACCCGCTCGAACACGCGCTGCATCGGCGCGCAGGTGCCGATGATGCCGCTCACCGGGTAGTCCGCTTCGACGTGGGCGCGCAGGGCGGCGTTCTGGCGCTGCAGGGTGTGCTCCTTGATGGCGCGGCGCACGGTCAGGCGCAGCTCGTCGTTGTCGAAGGGCTTGGCGATGTAGTCGATGGCCCCTTCGCGCATGGCGTCCACCGCGGAGCGCACGCTGGCGTAGCTGGTCATGATGATCACCGGCGTCTCCTCCGCCAGGGGGATGACGTCGGTGCCGGGGCGCCCGGGGAGGCGCAGGTCCGCCAGGATCACGTCGTGGGTGCTGAGGCTGCCGGCGCGGGTGGCCGCCTCCACGGATTCCACCGCCGTCACACTGAGACCGTCGCGCTCGAGCAGCCGCGTCAGGGCGTTCCGGATGACCGCCTCGTCCTCGATGATCAGCACGCTAGGCATGACGCTGACTTGCCTCCATCGGTTCCCCCGGGGGCAGGGTGATCACCACCTCGGTGCCGCGCTGGCGGCCCCGGCGCGGCTGCAGCCGGAGATCCCCGCCGTGCTCGCGCAGGATGTTGTACACCAGCGGCAGGCCGAGGCCGGTGCCCTGCCCCGGGGCCTTGGTGGTGAAGAAGGGCTCCAGGATCTTGTCCCGGATCGGCGCCGGAATGCCGGGCCCGTCGTCCAGCACCTGGATGCGGATGCGCCCGCGATGGCGCCGGGCGGCGATGGTGATGCGGCCCTGGGCGTCACAGGCGTCGATGGCGTTGGTGAACAGGTTCACGAATACCTGAACCAGGCGCTGATAGTCCCCGAGCACCTGGATGCCGTCGGGCACGCAGTTGTCGAAGGCCATGCTGCGGGCGCGCTTGCTCAGGCGCACCACCCGCTCCGCTTCCTCCACCGCCGGGCGCAGGCGCACCGGCTGCGGCTCCGGGGCCTCGTGATGGCCGGCGTGGGCGTAGCTCACCAGCGTCTGCACGATGTTGTTGATGCGCTGGGTCTGCTCCAGGATCTGCTCGGCGGCCTCGCCGTCGGCGTCGCCCTCGCGCAGCTCCTGGGCCAGGCAGGCGATGCCGGTCACCGGATTGCCAATCTCGTGGGCAACGCCGGCGGCCAGACGGCCGATGGAGGCGAGCCGCTCGCTGTGGGTGAGCTCGTCCTCCAGGCGCTGCAGCTCGGTGACGTCCTCCACCAGCAGCAGCCGGTCGCCGGTCTCGCCGCGTCCGGGCTCGGCGATCCAGGCCTTGTGCAGGGACAGCCAGCGGCTCTCTCCCGGCAGGCGCAGCGGACGCTTGTAGGCATGGCTCGCGTCCTCGGCCACGAAGCCGGCGAGGAAGGCGCCCCACGGTTCCGGCAGCTCCTCGATGCGGTTGCCGATCACCCGCGGTGCCGCGAGCCCGGTCAGGGCCTGCATCGCCGGATTCCAGCGCACGATGCGGCGCATGGGCGTCACCGCCACCACGCCGAGGGGGAGATCCTCGAGAATCTGGCGGTGATATCGGCGCAGCTGGTCCAGCTCCGCGGCGAGACCGCGGAAGCGGCTGCGCGAGCGCTCCAGGCGCTCCTCGATCAGGCGCACGTTCTGGGCCAGCGCCGTGCGCGTGTCGGTATCGAGCTGCAGGCGCTCGTCGACGATCATGCGTGCGAGGATCGGGCCCATCATCCCGGAGAGGTTGCGCTCGATCTGCTCACGCAGGTGCTGCAGGCGGTCCGGCCGGCCCTCATCCCAGTCGAGCCCGAGGTCGGCGAGCGCCTTGCTCACCTCGGCACGGGCCGCCGGCCCGCCGGTGACGGGCGCCAGCTGCTCGGCGAACTGCGCCGGGGAACCCGCCACCAGCGCCCCGCGCGGGATGCGGGTACTGACGTCGCGGCAGGCGGCCGCCGCCTCCGCCTCGCGCTCGCCGGGCCGGGTGACCAGCGACACGGCGGCGAACAGCAGCGCGTTGAGGCTCACCGACCAGAAGGCGACCCGGCCGTAGTGCCCGGCGGACTGGGCCGTGGCCGCATCGAGCCCGATGATCTCCACCGGGCCCACGGTGGAGAGCGCCGGCAGGAGGCCGGCAAAGCCCCAGATCAGCCCGCCCGCCAGCAGCCCGCTGATGAAGCCTGCCCGCGTCGCCCGTGGCCAGAACAGCACGCCGAGGATTCCGGGCAGGAACTGTGCCATGGCGAGGAAGGAGATCAGGCCCCAGGAGACCAGGCCCTCGGCGCGCTCGAGGATGAGGTAGAACAGATAGCCGGCCGCGATGATGGCGGCGATCAGCATGCGCCGCGCCCAGCGCAGCGCCGCGTAGAGATTGCGCGCCGGGTCCGGGGGCACCAGCGGCAGCAGCAGATGGTTCAGCGACATCGACGACAGCGCCAGCGTGCAGACGATGATCATTGCGCTGGCCGCCGAGATGCCACCGAGGTAGGCCAGCACCGCCAGCGGCACCGACTCGCTGAACATGGCGATCGCCAGCACGTAATAGTCGGGCGGCGAGGGCAGCCCCAGCGCCTGCCCTGACCAGAGGATGGGCGGAATCACCGCCGCCAGCAGAAGCAGCAGCAGCGGGAAGGCCCAGCTCGCGGTGTGCAGGCCGTCGGCGCGCAGGTTCTCGGTGAAGATCATGTGAAACTGTCGCGGCAGCAGAAAGGCCGCCGCGAAGGTCATGAACAGCAGGCTGACCCAGGTATCCCCCTGCACCGGGCCGTAGAAGCTCGCGAGCCGCTCCGGGTTGGCGGCGAGCCAGGCCTGCATGCCGCCGGGGGAGCCGAAGGCGAGGCCCACTGCCACCGCCGCTACCAGCAGCAGCGCGCCGATCTTCACCAGCGACTCGAAGGCGATGGCCGCCACCAGTCCGGTGTGCTTCTCCCGCGGCGTGACGTGGCGGGCGCCGAAGATGATCGCGAACACCGTCACCATCACGCAGAAGCCGATGGCGATGACGTGCGGTGGCGAGTCGCCGCTCAGCACCTGGGTGGACTCCGCCACGGCGCGGATCTGCAGCGCCAGGTAGGGCAGGCTCCCGGTGAGCATCATCAGCGTCACCAGCACCCCCGCCAGCTGGCTGTCGAAGCGGAAGGCGAAGACATCCGCCACCGAAGTGAGCTGGTGGGTGCGCGTCAGCCGCAGCAGCGGCATGAGCAGCACCGGCGTGAGCGCAAAGGCCAGGGTCACGCCCAGGTAGATGGTCGCGTAGCCGAGCCCGAAGCGCTCGGCGAAGCCGACGCTGCCGTAGTAGCTCCAGGTGGTGGCGTAGACGCCGAGGGAGAGCACATAGACGGCGGGATGATGCAGCAGGCGATGCGGCAGCCAGCCCCGCTCGGTGCCGTAGGCGATCAGGAACAGCGCCGAGAGGTAGGCGATGGCGCTGACGAACAGCGTTGCGAGGCTAAAGGTCATGCCGCCCCAGCCGCCGCACCACCAGCCCGATCAGCACGATCAGCAACAGCCACAGCGCATAGGCCGTATACCAGGGCGGCTGCCGGGCGGCCCACCATTCGGTGAACGGCGAGGCAAAGAGCAGCAGCCCGAACAGGAAGACGATCAGACTCCCCGCGCCAGCGCCATGATCCGATGGAGCCATGCTCTCTCCTCCTCGCAGCGTTACAGAAGGTAGCACAAGGGCGGCGCGGCGGGGTCACGCCATCACGTATCAGCGCCGGCGTTCGGTCCTTGGCCCGCACATCTCACCGATTCGCGGCTGCGGGCGTGCACCGTGTTTTGGCGCGCTTGTGCCCGTCATGCGCCTGCTCAAAACTGGCGGTTCCCTTGTGCGGGCGCGTTCACGACTGACCGCTCCCCTCCGCGGGCGGACTGCGTGGCACCGCTCGGAGATGTGGCGATGCAGACGACGGACACGGTCGCGCAGGGCTGAAAGACGGCGCGGCAGGCGGCCGCCGATGGTGAGCGGCCGGCTCGCCGGAGCCGCCATCCCGTTGCGTGGGGCTGACGCTCATGGACGCTGTTGCGCACCGATATCCGCTGTTCGTCATGCTGGCCGACGCCTGCCGCGAGGCCGGCGTCGGCTATCGCATCGCAGCGCGGCTCGCGCGGGCGGGAGAGCCGGTGCGGGTGCTCGTGCGCAGGCCCAGCCGGCGTACCCGCACGCTGGTCCGTCTCGGCGTCGAGGTGATTCCCGCCGATCCCGTTCACCTCGGCGAGGTGCGCAGCGCCCTGCGGGGCTGCCGGGCGGCCTGCTTCGCCTACACCATGCATCCGGGGCTGCTGGATGCGGCCACCACCTTTGCCACCGCCGCGCGGGAGCTCGGCCTCGGCCATGCGGTGCATGTCTCCCAGCTCGAGTCAGCGCCGGACAGTCCGGCGCTGCGCCTGCGCGAGCACTGGCTCGCCGAGCAGGTCATGGACTGGGCGGGCATCGACGTGCTGCACCTGCAGCCGGGGCTGCTGACCGAGTCCCTGCTGCGCCACGTCGCCTACGACGTCGCCCAGGGCGAGGAAATCCGCCTGCCGCTGGGGGACGGGGAATGCCGGCTGCCGTTGATCGCCGCCGAGGATGTGGCCGCCATCGTGGCGGGGCTACTGCGGGAGCCCGGCCTCCAGCCTGCGCCCAGCCGCCGCCTGGCGCTCGCCACCGAGGTGCCGACCGTCGCCGGTCTGGTGGATCGGCTGGCCGCGACGAGTGAGCTGCCGCTGCGGTACCGACCGGTATCGGCGGAGGGCTGGCGCACGCTCGTGCGCCACCGGGCCCGGCCCAACAGTGATTATTCGCTGCACACGCTGCCCGCGCTCTGGGAGGCGATGACCTATCCGCGGCTCGACGGACACCCGCCGTTGCGGGAGGCCCATGCCCTGATCGCGAGGCTGAGTGGTCGGGAGCCGCGGCGGCTGGGCGAGCTGGCCCGCCGCCGTGTTCCGCTCTGGCTCGCCGAGCGCCGTGACACCGGCGCGGCAGGCGGCGCGCTGACGGCAGGCGAGCGCCGGCAGCTCGAGGACTACATCGAGGCGCACCTCACCGAGCCGATCACCGTGGCCGATCTCGGCAGGCTGCTGGGGCGGGACCGCCACGCCCTGCACCGGGCCTTCCAGAAGGCGTTTCACCGATCGCCCCACCGCTACGTGGTGGAGCGCCGTGTCGCCCGGGCCCGGGCCCTTCTGGAGCAGGGCGACCTCCCGCTCAGCGAGATCGCCCTGGCAGCGGGCTTCTCCTCCCAGTCCCACATGACGACGGTCTTCAAGCGCGTAACCGGGCTGCCCCCTGGCCGTTATCGCCGCAGCACGGCATAGATCAGCCGGCGCCGAAAAAGAAGGCCGCCGGGGGAAGGGCGGCCGAAAGCGGGGCAAGATCGCGGGCCGGGCAGACGCCGCCTACGCCGCCGCGGCCATGCGGCGCACGGCCTCCTCCGTGGTCCAGAGCGCGTTGGCGACGTAGCGGAAGTTGATGATCGCGGCCTGGTAGCCATCGCCGTCCGGGATCCTGGCGGCCGCCGTGGCGTCCCGCACCACCGCCACCTCGAAGCCCTGCTCCAGCAGCTCGAACAGGTGCGCCTGGGTGCACAGGTTCGCGGACATCCCCGCGAGAATGACCCGGCTGACTCCGCGCTTTCGCAATTGCAGGACCAGGTCGTTGTTCTCGGGGCCGTACACCTTGTGCGGACTGGCGATCACCGTTTCGCCGTCGAGAATGTGCTCGCGGTACTGAGGCATGAAGTCGGATCCGGAACCCTCGAAGCCATCCAGGCTGTAGGGGCCCTTGCGATCGAACATGCCGATGTCGTGCATCAGCTTCTCCAGCGGGCCGCCGAACCGCCAGCCGTGATCGGTGGGGTAGTAGTGGTGCGGGGAGATGAACACCGCCAGCCCGTGCCGCTTGGCCGCGGCCAGCAGCCGTCCGATGTTCTCCACCGTGTTGTGCTCGGTCACGCTCTCGCCCACCACCGGCCAGGTCACGCCCCGCTCGCTCAGGAAGTCGATCTGCGGATCGGTGATCACCAGCCCGGTGCTCTCGCGGGTCACCTCGACGTCGGTCGCCGGCAGGGCGGACTGCTCCGGGTCGGCATAGGGGTTGTTCTGCATGACTCGGTACTCCTTGCGTCAGAGCTGGGTCCAGCCGCCGTCGGCGACGATCTCGGTGCCGACGAGGTAGGAGGATTCATCGCTGGCGAGCAACAGGGCGACCTCGGCGATCTCCTCGGGGCGCCCGAAACGGCCCAGAGGAATCTTCCGGGAGAGGTCGGCGGCGAAGCCGTCCAGGGTGGCCTGGGGCAGGCCGAGCTTGCCGTAGATGGGTGTCTCGACCGGGCCCGGGCTCACCGCGTTGATGCGGATACCGCGCTCCACGAGCTCCCGGCCGAGGATGCGCACCAGCGAGCGGGCGGCGGCCTTGGAGGCGCCGTAGATGCTCGAGCCCGCCATACCCATGCGGTTGTTCACCGAGGTGGTGACCACGATGCTGCCGCCGTCAGTCATCAGCGGCGCGGCTTCGAGGATGCTGTACAGCACCCCCTTCACGTTGATCGTGAGCACCTCGTCGATGGTCGCGTCGTCCAGCGCCTCGGCGGGGCCGATGCGGGCGATGCCGGCGTTGGCGAAGAGGACGTCCAGCCCGCCGAGCTCGCGCCGGGCCTGCTCCATCAGCGTCGCGACCTCGCTGCGGCGCCCCACGTCGGCGACCATCGTCGCCACCCCCGGCAGCTCGGCGGCCGCGGCCTCCACCGCCGCCGGATTGCGGCCGGCGATGGCGATCCGCGCGCCTTCCTCCCGGAAGCGCCTTGCGGTCGCCAGGCCGATGCCGCTGCTGCCGCCAGTAATCAGTGCTCGCTTGTCCTTGAGTCGGTCCACGGCATCCGCTCCTCTGCGCTGCGTTCCGGCATGGTGTTGCAGCGTAGAGGGCGGTGTGCAGGCGGTCTTTCGTCATTGTGCGGCCCGGCTGGCGCCCCGCAGGCGCCGGCGGCCGCGGGCCGGTCAGCGGGGTGTCAGGCGCTCCAGTGCCGCGGTGGCCCGGTCGAAGACGTCGGGGCTGCCGAACACCCGCGCCAGCAGGCTCGCGCCCTCCAGCTGCGCGAGCACGGTCAGGGCGGTTGTCTCAGGTTCGCTCACCGAGTCGTGCAACCCCTCGGCCAGGTGCGCCGCCGCCCGTTCGAAGAAGCGCCGCGACTCACGCGCGACCTCGGGCGGGAGGGCAGCACTCTCCGCCCCCAGCAGCCCGCACAGGCACATCACGCATCCGCTCTCCAGCGAGCGGCGGAAGGCCTCGCGGTAGGCGGCGATACGGCCCGCGCCGCCGGGGGCGTCCGCCACCGTCGCGAGAAAACGATCCGCGTAGCGCGCCGCCAGCCGCGCGACCAGGTCCCCCTTGGTGGGGAAGTGATGGTGCACGCTCGCGCTGCGCACGCCGACATCCTCCGCCAGGTCGCGAAAGCTGAAACCGTTGTAGCCGCCGGCACGCAGGCGCCGCTCGGCGGCCTCGAGAATGCGCTCGGCGGTGCTGTTCTCCCGCGCCATGGCGAGGGACCTCCCGGTTGCCAGCGCTCGTGACAGAACGCCCGCAGTATATCAATCGACTGATAGATCGAGTGGGCGACTGTCGCAGCACCCGAGGCACAAACCTGGAAGTCGCGCACGCCGGCGGTCCGTAGGGTGACGCTCGACAGACCCCGCCGGACACCCGCGCCGGCGAGGCGGGCAGCGGCACGCGGAACCGGGAGGTGCCACATGAGCAACGGGGAGACGACAGTACTCAGGGTGGATGGCAGCGGCCGCTACGCCGGCTCGTACAGCCGCCATCTGGTGGACGCGGTGCTGGATCACTGGCGCGGGCGGGTCTCCGCGCTGCGCGTGCTGCGGCACGAGCTCGCAGGCGGCGTGCCGCAGGTGGATGAGCGCTGGATCGCGGCCAACTTCACACCGGCGGACGAGCGCTCACCGGCTCAGCGCGCGGCGCTGACGACCTCCGATGAGATGGTGGACGACCTGTTCGCGGCGGACGCGGTGGTGATCGGAGCGCCCATCTACAACTTCGGCATCCCCGCGGCCCTGAAGGCCTGGGTGGACCTCGTGTGCCGCGCGCGGCGGACCTTCCGCTACACCGAGTCCGGCCCCAGGGGATTACTGGAGGGCCGGCAGGCCTGCGTGGTCATGGTTTCCGGCGGTACGGCGGTCGGTTCCGATCTGGACCACGCCAGCGGCTATCTGCGTCACGTGCTCGGCTTCATCGGCATACAGGACGTCGAGTGGGTCGTGGCCGACGGGCTCATGTCCGCCGCCGACGAGCGCCTTGCTGCCGCGCGGGCACGCGTCGCCTCGCTGCCGGTACCGGGCCGGGTGCCTCACTGAGCGCGGCCGGCAGACGCTCCAAGGCGCAGACTCCAAGCCCATCCGGGGAAATACTACCTATCGCTCAATAGGCTTGAAACCCATCGGACAGCTCCCTATATTGCCGACCGATCACTAGGTAGGTGCGAGGAGCCGCCAGCCGGCGGAGCCATCATGAATCAGCGGGCCCCGATATCGTCCGCGGGTCCGCGCGAGGCAATCCGGAAGAGGAGATGCATCATGGCTACGGTCACCGAGCACGCCCCGATCCCTGTCAGCGACGCCGAGCTGCGTGCGCTCGTCGAGCGCGAGCCGCTGGTGCTGGTGGACTTCTGGGCTCCCTGGTGCGGCCCCTGCCACGCCATCGCACCGGTGCTGGAGGGGCTGGCGGCGAAGCACGGCGAGCGCCTCACCATCGCCAAGGTCAACGTGGACGAGCATCAGGAGACCGCCCGCCGCTTCAGCGTGCGCGCGATTCCGACGCTGGTGGTGTTCCGCGACGGCCGCGCCGTCGAGACGCTGGTCGGTTTGCAGACGCGGCGTTCCCTGGATGAGGCGCTGCAGCGGGCGGGCCTCGAGTAGTCCCGGATCGGGCACGGAAGCGCTTCGCTTTGGCAGCGCTTCCGTGTCATTCGGGTGGGATATCCCCTGGATAAAGGTATTCCATGCCTCGCGGTGAGCGGGGTAATTTCACACTGCTCCGGTGCACCGTAGTTCCGGTGATTCCCCGTATCGCAATTTCGTTTCACCGAGAGCAAATCCGGTTCCATTCCGCGAATAATCCGGATTTGCGCACCCGTTCGGGCGCTGCATTCCAACCCGCTCTCGAATCGCAGCCGAATCCCTGCCGACGGTGACGCCCCCGCGCCTGCCGCCGTCGGCTGGCCCAAACCCGCACAGCGAGCGCGATCGACGTCCGGCACCGCCCCCGGCCGCGCGGTGGCACGTGCAATAGGGCGGAAGCTCTGGGATTTGGAGAATTCCGCCCGGATTCTGCCCCGATCTGTCGTTCGCAAAAGCGGTTCACTACCCGCAATCCGGTCGCTTCCGCGGACAGTCGGGAATAACAAAACTGAACCTGCGAAAAGGCAGTGCTTTTTCCGTTGAAGGGCGCATTGCGGGCCGCGATGCGCCGCTGGATTCACGGAGCGGGGATTCCCGCCCGCGCCCCGGCCGCTGGCTGCGGTGCCGCGGGTGGCCGGGAGACCCGTTCAGGGAGGAAAGCAGCCATGGAGCGACCGGTTCACATCATCACCACTGACGACAGCGGCGCGTCGGCGCGGCGGGCGCTGTCCGGGCCCGAGCGGGCGCTGCTGCGGGACCACGTCCAAGGCAATCTCTGTGAGCCTCTGCTGGTTGCCGAGCTGGCCGCGCTGGTGGGGCTCGATCGCTACCGCTTCCACCGCGCGTTCCGGCGGGCCTTCGGGGTGCCGCCCTACCGCTACGTCCTCGCATGCCGTGTAGCCGAGGCCTGCCGGCTGATCGAGGCCGGAACCATGCCGCTGTGCGAGATTACCTACGAGGTCGGATTCTCGTCACAGTCGCACATGACCACCGTGTTCAAGCGCCTCACCGGCCGTACGCCGGGGCGCTACCGTGCGGAACGCGGCGGCAGTCCGGCAAACCGTGACGGCGGAAGCCGCAACGGCGTCGCGCGGCCAGGCTAGCCATGTTCGCCTGCCGCGCGCAGCCGCGAAACGGGACACTAGTGAAGCCCCGTGGAGGGGATCGGCGAAGGATCGAGATAGAAGCGGAGGTCGCGCACCTGATCCCGAGTCACCCGGGCGAACACGGCGCAGGGGATGATCAGCGGTGGCCGATCGCGGTCGCAGCC is from Spiribacter halobius and encodes:
- a CDS encoding sigma-54-dependent transcriptional regulator; this encodes MPSVLIIEDEAVIRNALTRLLERDGLSVTAVESVEAATRAGSLSTHDVILADLRLPGRPGTDVIPLAEETPVIIMTSYASVRSAVDAMREGAIDYIAKPFDNDELRLTVRRAIKEHTLQRQNAALRAHVEADYPVSGIIGTCAPMQRVFERVRRVAPTDTSVLILGESGTGKELVARAVHEGSERRQGPLIAVNCAAIPESLIEAELFGHEKGAFTGATGAREGLVEAASGGTLFLDEIAELPPAAQARLLRVLQEGEIRRVGAARSRRVDIRLVAATHRDLPRMVEAGQFREDLYFRIQVMEIRLPPLRERGEDVPELARFLLGKACRRLNRPPLRFSDEALQRIRGYAWPGNVRELENAIERAVILTDSTQITADLLALPADTDTAAGSGLDLSLEEYFREFVREHEASLTETELARRLGISRKALWEKRQRLGIPRRRSA
- a CDS encoding sensor histidine kinase, coding for MTFSLATLFVSAIAYLSALFLIAYGTERGWLPHRLLHHPAVYVLSLGVYATTWSYYGSVGFAERFGLGYATIYLGVTLAFALTPVLLMPLLRLTRTHQLTSVADVFAFRFDSQLAGVLVTLMMLTGSLPYLALQIRAVAESTQVLSGDSPPHVIAIGFCVMVTVFAIIFGARHVTPREKHTGLVAAIAFESLVKIGALLLVAAVAVGLAFGSPGGMQAWLAANPERLASFYGPVQGDTWVSLLFMTFAAAFLLPRQFHMIFTENLRADGLHTASWAFPLLLLLLAAVIPPILWSGQALGLPSPPDYYVLAIAMFSESVPLAVLAYLGGISAASAMIIVCTLALSSMSLNHLLLPLVPPDPARNLYAALRWARRMLIAAIIAAGYLFYLILERAEGLVSWGLISFLAMAQFLPGILGVLFWPRATRAGFISGLLAGGLIWGFAGLLPALSTVGPVEIIGLDAATAQSAGHYGRVAFWSVSLNALLFAAVSLVTRPGEREAEAAAACRDVSTRIPRGALVAGSPAQFAEQLAPVTGGPAARAEVSKALADLGLDWDEGRPDRLQHLREQIERNLSGMMGPILARMIVDERLQLDTDTRTALAQNVRLIEERLERSRSRFRGLAAELDQLRRYHRQILEDLPLGVVAVTPMRRIVRWNPAMQALTGLAAPRVIGNRIEELPEPWGAFLAGFVAEDASHAYKRPLRLPGESRWLSLHKAWIAEPGRGETGDRLLLVEDVTELQRLEDELTHSERLASIGRLAAGVAHEIGNPVTGIACLAQELREGDADGEAAEQILEQTQRINNIVQTLVSYAHAGHHEAPEPQPVRLRPAVEEAERVVRLSKRARSMAFDNCVPDGIQVLGDYQRLVQVFVNLFTNAIDACDAQGRITIAARRHRGRIRIQVLDDGPGIPAPIRDKILEPFFTTKAPGQGTGLGLPLVYNILREHGGDLRLQPRRGRQRGTEVVITLPPGEPMEASQRHA
- a CDS encoding helix-turn-helix domain-containing protein, producing MDAVAHRYPLFVMLADACREAGVGYRIAARLARAGEPVRVLVRRPSRRTRTLVRLGVEVIPADPVHLGEVRSALRGCRAACFAYTMHPGLLDAATTFATAARELGLGHAVHVSQLESAPDSPALRLREHWLAEQVMDWAGIDVLHLQPGLLTESLLRHVAYDVAQGEEIRLPLGDGECRLPLIAAEDVAAIVAGLLREPGLQPAPSRRLALATEVPTVAGLVDRLAATSELPLRYRPVSAEGWRTLVRHRARPNSDYSLHTLPALWEAMTYPRLDGHPPLREAHALIARLSGREPRRLGELARRRVPLWLAERRDTGAAGGALTAGERRQLEDYIEAHLTEPITVADLGRLLGRDRHALHRAFQKAFHRSPHRYVVERRVARARALLEQGDLPLSEIALAAGFSSQSHMTTVFKRVTGLPPGRYRRSTA
- a CDS encoding cysteine hydrolase, translating into MQNNPYADPEQSALPATDVEVTRESTGLVITDPQIDFLSERGVTWPVVGESVTEHNTVENIGRLLAAAKRHGLAVFISPHHYYPTDHGWRFGGPLEKLMHDIGMFDRKGPYSLDGFEGSGSDFMPQYREHILDGETVIASPHKVYGPENNDLVLQLRKRGVSRVILAGMSANLCTQAHLFELLEQGFEVAVVRDATAAARIPDGDGYQAAIINFRYVANALWTTEEAVRRMAAAA
- a CDS encoding SDR family oxidoreductase gives rise to the protein MDRLKDKRALITGGSSGIGLATARRFREEGARIAIAGRNPAAVEAAAAELPGVATMVADVGRRSEVATLMEQARRELGGLDVLFANAGIARIGPAEALDDATIDEVLTINVKGVLYSILEAAPLMTDGGSIVVTTSVNNRMGMAGSSIYGASKAAARSLVRILGRELVERGIRINAVSPGPVETPIYGKLGLPQATLDGFAADLSRKIPLGRFGRPEEIAEVALLLASDESSYLVGTEIVADGGWTQL
- a CDS encoding TetR/AcrR family transcriptional regulator, whose protein sequence is MARENSTAERILEAAERRLRAGGYNGFSFRDLAEDVGVRSASVHHHFPTKGDLVARLAARYADRFLATVADAPGGAGRIAAYREAFRRSLESGCVMCLCGLLGAESAALPPEVARESRRFFERAAAHLAEGLHDSVSEPETTALTVLAQLEGASLLARVFGSPDVFDRATAALERLTPR
- a CDS encoding FMN-dependent NADH-azoreductase; the encoded protein is MSNGETTVLRVDGSGRYAGSYSRHLVDAVLDHWRGRVSALRVLRHELAGGVPQVDERWIAANFTPADERSPAQRAALTTSDEMVDDLFAADAVVIGAPIYNFGIPAALKAWVDLVCRARRTFRYTESGPRGLLEGRQACVVMVSGGTAVGSDLDHASGYLRHVLGFIGIQDVEWVVADGLMSAADERLAAARARVASLPVPGRVPH
- the trxA gene encoding thioredoxin; translated protein: MATVTEHAPIPVSDAELRALVEREPLVLVDFWAPWCGPCHAIAPVLEGLAAKHGERLTIAKVNVDEHQETARRFSVRAIPTLVVFRDGRAVETLVGLQTRRSLDEALQRAGLE
- a CDS encoding helix-turn-helix domain-containing protein, with product MERPVHIITTDDSGASARRALSGPERALLRDHVQGNLCEPLLVAELAALVGLDRYRFHRAFRRAFGVPPYRYVLACRVAEACRLIEAGTMPLCEITYEVGFSSQSHMTTVFKRLTGRTPGRYRAERGGSPANRDGGSRNGVARPG